One part of the Lachnospiraceae bacterium JLR.KK002 genome encodes these proteins:
- a CDS encoding Rpn family recombination-promoting nuclease/putative transposase: MEKAFEELQIKDDFMFSVIMRNPKFCKPFLERILGIKISRIEYPKSQETIDISADAKSVRLDIYVEDGNETVYNIEMQTTNKGNLPQRTRYYQGMIDLNILEKGANYKDLKRSFVIFVCTFDLFGEGRHIYTFENRCIQNTELALGDDTTKIILNTKGTMDDVTPEMKRLLDFIDGKEPEDDYTRELDEAVQAARRNEKWRLDYMTLQMHYQEKYEQGYDEGDRKRSIAVAMNMLQDGDLPLEKIAMYSGLTLQQVLELEKELQPV, encoded by the coding sequence ATGGAGAAAGCCTTTGAGGAACTGCAAATAAAAGATGATTTCATGTTTAGTGTTATAATGAGAAATCCCAAATTTTGCAAACCCTTTTTAGAACGGATACTTGGTATAAAGATATCCCGCATTGAATATCCTAAGTCACAAGAAACAATAGATATTTCTGCGGATGCAAAAAGTGTGCGCTTGGATATCTATGTAGAAGATGGTAACGAAACAGTGTACAATATTGAAATGCAAACAACAAATAAGGGGAATCTCCCACAAAGGACAAGATATTATCAAGGGATGATAGATTTGAATATCTTGGAAAAAGGAGCTAACTACAAAGATTTAAAACGCAGTTTTGTTATTTTTGTATGTACTTTTGATTTATTTGGTGAAGGGCGTCATATTTATACTTTTGAAAATCGTTGTATTCAAAATACAGAATTGGCATTGGGAGATGATACAACGAAGATTATTTTGAATACAAAGGGAACAATGGATGATGTCACTCCGGAAATGAAGCGATTACTTGATTTTATTGACGGTAAAGAACCAGAGGATGATTATACCAGAGAATTGGATGAGGCAGTGCAGGCTGCCAGACGAAATGAGAAATGGAGGTTGGACTATATGACATTACAGATGCATTATCAGGAAAAATATGAGCAGGGATATGATGAGGGCGATAGAAAAAGGTCGATTGCCGTTGCAATGAATATGTTACAAGATGGAGATTTGCCATTAGAAAAAATTGCAATGTATTCTGGACTTACGCTACAGCAGGTGCTTGAATTGGAAAAAGAATTGCAGCCAGTATAA
- a CDS encoding virulence-associated E family protein, producing MQEKSAQAENELWNAVGEALDAEMSTVEDVLESLARTQKGNVKSSIENCMTILYRDPLLKDAICKNELTNKIDIVKQLLWKRNGRCITDVDMFQIQRYIETNYGISSDKAINKAVSIAASEKSYHPIREFLENLQWDGKSRISSLLPRFLGTDDNEYTREIMRLLMMAAIHRIYEPGCKFEIMVCLVGGQGAGKSTFFRFLAVNDEWFTDDLKRMDDENVYSKMQGHWIIEMSEMLATVNAKSIEDIKSFLSRQKETYRIPYQTYAEDRPRQCIFVGTSNNLDFLPLDRTGNRRFAPVLVHQERVEKHILEDEKESREYIVQAWAEAMVIYNNCLHELKLSKEMEEYLKEMQKQFMPEDTKVGVIQAWLDDCTEEYVCSEMIYREALRHEYEEPKQWEIKEINSIMNTCIEGWEKISSHRFGKYGLQRGWKRRSDIQGFTPLPDNAQLPFKK from the coding sequence TTGCAGGAAAAGTCTGCACAGGCAGAAAACGAATTATGGAATGCAGTCGGGGAAGCGCTTGATGCAGAAATGAGTACCGTAGAGGACGTGCTGGAGTCGCTTGCAAGAACACAGAAAGGGAATGTGAAATCTTCCATCGAAAACTGCATGACTATTTTATACAGAGATCCATTGTTAAAAGATGCCATATGCAAAAATGAGCTGACTAATAAAATTGATATTGTAAAGCAGCTATTGTGGAAACGGAATGGAAGATGCATTACAGACGTAGATATGTTCCAAATTCAGCGTTACATAGAAACAAATTATGGAATTTCCAGCGATAAGGCAATTAATAAGGCGGTCAGCATTGCAGCAAGTGAAAAAAGCTACCATCCAATCAGAGAGTTTCTTGAAAATCTGCAATGGGATGGAAAAAGCAGGATTTCAAGTCTGCTTCCACGTTTTCTTGGAACAGATGATAATGAATATACAAGGGAAATCATGCGGCTTTTGATGATGGCGGCAATACACCGGATTTATGAGCCGGGCTGTAAGTTTGAGATTATGGTCTGCCTTGTGGGTGGTCAGGGTGCAGGAAAGTCTACATTTTTCCGTTTTCTTGCTGTCAATGATGAGTGGTTTACAGATGATTTGAAGCGTATGGATGATGAAAATGTTTACAGCAAGATGCAGGGACATTGGATTATTGAGATGTCAGAAATGCTTGCCACTGTCAATGCAAAGAGTATTGAAGATATTAAATCATTTCTGAGCAGGCAGAAAGAAACCTACCGTATTCCATATCAGACTTATGCGGAGGACAGGCCAAGACAGTGTATCTTTGTCGGCACATCAAACAACCTTGATTTTCTTCCGCTGGACAGGACAGGGAACAGAAGATTTGCGCCTGTTTTGGTTCATCAGGAGCGTGTGGAGAAACACATCCTTGAGGACGAAAAGGAGTCGAGGGAATATATTGTGCAGGCATGGGCGGAGGCTATGGTTATCTATAATAACTGTTTACATGAGTTGAAACTGTCAAAGGAAATGGAAGAATATCTGAAGGAGATGCAGAAGCAGTTTATGCCGGAAGATACAAAGGTGGGCGTTATTCAGGCGTGGCTGGACGATTGTACGGAAGAATATGTTTGCAGCGAAATGATTTACAGAGAAGCGTTGAGGCATGAGTATGAAGAACCAAAACAATGGGAGATTAAAGAAATTAACAGCATTATGAACACCTGTATTGAAGGATGGGAGAAAATCAGTTCTCACAGGTTTGGCAAGTATGGATTGCAGCGTGGCTGGAAACGAAGAAGCGATATACAGGGATTTACGCCGCTGCCGGATAATGCGCAGTTGCCTTTTAAGAAGTAA
- a CDS encoding reverse transcriptase domain-containing protein yields MLREIANKLFELFIVNRNAVAIQLKDGNYITKYIKITENDIYCMLKEKKSLGSYQQLYKSPYVKWICFDFDCKDKDNPNLFELYKKCTLPLNNYLKANNISFVNEFSGRRGIHTWIIFDDYLKKNEAFEILKKIKRAVEFDYDEALYGLDEFPATGNSKNNKLGKQVKVPLSFHSCGKQSYFFIGEYTENSYGKEFYKEQLFILNTIKRNKISEVIKILQLEDVKIEVPYKKMYVTESIACNAKQVIDILSQTQVYRQIFDRLLHGQSLLKDWFVMLGTLGKMEGNSSILCDVFKYCPEFSETETQRRITQFGHKYFPATFYYLYNLYDLDMEKGIDPNENGLQYLIRALDKNIDIHSWDENEKVFLEKSEYTVKKEINYLFTNDEVPVVSIYLDLRHLTSYDTREIDITISEIMQGKMAGIEPRNCYVFKRIETKSKTREMVSLSAYDRVLTSHMALNLFYGMSRKIKSYSYNPNYISDNDMFFHWYNSWGNYLSKIRKFLDFDMYENMKVISIDVSHFYDSIDFLGIYRIFDDYLTEQEKNILKELVAYNEKLMRKINGSRKGVPQGPAYARLIAETFLGILVGKVNEKLGNPDDRMFVYRYVDDIVIFHDETLASQTIYESFRNIFSMYGLMLNQEKSKIYGKIRNLSKTQRCEILRTNQFQYGLRESEYSYLLEDEYIQEKVFAIIEEKGKFDISNIAFFFSTYTDERAKKLFFDKYAKDIFSCQCGRGSGYSLFYRYVLSNGEILESCVERSLFDLIPINSINFSCCLAAIYYAYKNSELPKSEYEMLLETYILKNVIDIENVEKEEDRSIILSLASVC; encoded by the coding sequence ATGTTAAGGGAAATTGCTAATAAATTATTTGAATTATTTATAGTGAACCGTAATGCTGTAGCTATTCAGCTTAAAGACGGAAATTATATTACAAAATATATAAAAATCACAGAAAATGATATTTATTGCATGTTAAAAGAAAAAAAGTCTTTAGGAAGTTACCAGCAATTATATAAGAGTCCGTATGTGAAATGGATATGTTTTGATTTTGACTGTAAAGATAAAGATAATCCAAATCTTTTTGAATTATATAAAAAATGTACGTTACCGCTAAATAATTATCTAAAAGCTAACAACATATCATTTGTGAATGAGTTTTCTGGAAGAAGAGGTATTCATACATGGATTATTTTTGATGACTATTTGAAAAAAAATGAAGCATTTGAGATTTTAAAAAAGATAAAGAGAGCAGTGGAATTTGATTATGATGAAGCGTTATATGGGTTAGATGAATTTCCTGCAACTGGTAATAGCAAAAATAATAAACTGGGAAAACAAGTAAAAGTGCCATTGTCTTTTCATTCATGTGGCAAGCAATCGTATTTTTTTATTGGTGAATATACAGAAAATAGTTATGGAAAAGAATTTTATAAAGAGCAATTATTTATTTTGAACACTATTAAAAGAAATAAAATATCAGAAGTAATTAAAATATTACAGTTAGAAGATGTTAAAATAGAAGTACCTTATAAAAAGATGTATGTTACAGAGTCAATAGCTTGTAATGCCAAACAAGTTATTGACATATTATCTCAGACTCAAGTTTATAGACAAATATTTGATAGATTATTGCATGGGCAAAGTTTATTAAAAGATTGGTTTGTTATGCTAGGAACCTTAGGGAAAATGGAAGGCAATTCAAGTATATTATGTGATGTGTTTAAATATTGTCCGGAGTTCTCTGAAACAGAAACGCAACGGCGAATAACACAGTTTGGGCATAAATATTTCCCTGCTACGTTTTATTATCTGTATAATTTATATGATTTAGACATGGAGAAAGGGATTGATCCGAATGAAAATGGGTTGCAGTATTTGATTAGAGCTTTAGACAAAAATATAGATATTCATAGCTGGGATGAAAATGAAAAAGTTTTCTTAGAGAAGAGTGAATATACTGTAAAAAAAGAAATCAATTATTTGTTTACTAATGATGAAGTGCCAGTTGTTTCGATATACCTTGATTTGCGACATTTGACCTCGTATGATACAAGGGAGATAGATATTACTATTTCTGAGATTATGCAGGGCAAAATGGCAGGAATTGAACCAAGAAATTGTTATGTATTTAAAAGGATTGAAACAAAATCAAAAACGAGAGAAATGGTATCATTAAGTGCATATGATCGGGTATTGACGTCACATATGGCACTAAACTTATTTTATGGTATGAGTAGAAAAATTAAGTCATATAGTTATAATCCAAATTATATATCTGACAATGATATGTTTTTTCATTGGTATAATTCGTGGGGAAATTATTTGAGCAAAATACGTAAATTTTTAGATTTTGATATGTATGAGAATATGAAAGTCATATCAATAGATGTATCTCATTTTTACGATAGCATAGATTTTTTAGGCATATATAGGATTTTTGATGATTATTTAACTGAGCAAGAAAAAAATATACTCAAGGAATTGGTTGCTTATAATGAAAAACTAATGAGAAAGATAAATGGTAGTAGAAAGGGAGTGCCTCAGGGACCAGCATATGCTAGACTTATAGCAGAAACTTTTCTAGGAATATTGGTTGGAAAAGTAAATGAAAAATTAGGGAATCCAGATGACAGAATGTTTGTATATAGGTATGTAGATGATATTGTTATATTTCATGATGAAACATTGGCAAGTCAAACTATATATGAGAGCTTTAGGAATATATTTTCAATGTATGGATTGATGCTTAATCAGGAAAAAAGTAAAATATATGGAAAGATTAGAAATTTGTCAAAAACGCAAAGATGTGAAATACTGAGAACAAATCAATTTCAATACGGGTTGAGAGAGTCTGAGTATTCCTATTTGCTAGAGGATGAATATATTCAAGAAAAAGTATTTGCAATTATTGAAGAAAAGGGGAAATTTGATATTTCAAATATTGCATTTTTCTTTTCAACTTATACAGATGAGAGAGCAAAAAAACTGTTTTTCGATAAATATGCAAAAGATATTTTTTCATGCCAGTGTGGCAGGGGAAGCGGATATTCATTGTTTTATAGGTATGTTTTAAGTAATGGAGAGATACTGGAGAGTTGCGTAGAAAGATCTCTGTTTGATTTAATACCTATCAATAGCATAAATTTTTCTTGTTGTTTAGCTGCAATTTATTATGCATATAAAAACAGTGAGTTACCAAAAAGTGAGTATGAAATGTTGCTTGAAACGTATATTTTAAAAAATGTAATAGATATAGAAAATGTAGAAAAGGAGGAAGACAGAAGCATAATATTATCATTAGCTAGTGTCTGCTGA
- a CDS encoding helix-turn-helix transcriptional regulator — MTVGENIRRIRKERGLTQKQLGELVGASEAYIRAYESGRRNPKPSSLEKIANALAVNPEVLENSDFDMIKAMHRLFQIARQYNGHLFACKDEEGNDTVGIRFETLTLMNAWCQRYEKFLEDVEKCNEIKDAKKRGEALIKAETDYDHWMDTYPEQHGDAFFDLSIQQLHDQVMEDTEHRLINNKLD, encoded by the coding sequence ATGACTGTTGGAGAAAATATCCGCCGCATCCGCAAAGAGCGTGGTCTTACCCAGAAACAGTTAGGTGAATTGGTTGGTGCAAGCGAAGCCTATATTCGTGCCTACGAAAGCGGCAGGCGCAATCCCAAGCCGTCATCACTTGAAAAAATAGCAAATGCCCTTGCCGTTAATCCGGAAGTATTGGAAAATTCTGATTTTGATATGATCAAAGCCATGCACCGCTTATTCCAGATTGCTCGGCAGTACAACGGACATCTTTTTGCGTGCAAAGACGAGGAAGGCAATGATACAGTTGGAATACGTTTTGAAACCTTGACGCTGATGAACGCATGGTGCCAGCGTTATGAGAAATTTTTAGAAGATGTAGAAAAATGCAATGAAATCAAAGATGCAAAAAAACGTGGGGAGGCTCTTATTAAAGCCGAAACGGATTATGACCACTGGATGGACACTTACCCCGAACAGCATGGAGATGCCTTTTTCGACCTCAGCATCCAGCAGCTCCACGACCAAGTTATGGAGGATACAGAACACCGTTTGATAAACAATAAGCTGGATTAA
- a CDS encoding CHC2 zinc finger domain-containing protein, whose protein sequence is MNVFSEVKEHLTARQAAEYYGLKVKRNGTACCPFHDDKHPSMKIDRIYHCFACGVGGDVIDYVSRMFGLSQYDAALKLIEDFVLPVDVKKNEGLNAQEKERIRKEKAEQKRIMHIQEQFEKWCSQTVDILKNCISEIDSVNHFLIGKPPDIIFSEDYAQMLHAEPVINYWLDILCVGEVSERRDFFLKDRKKVEEIAGKVCTGRKRIMECSRGSA, encoded by the coding sequence TTGAATGTTTTTTCAGAAGTAAAGGAACATCTGACTGCAAGGCAGGCAGCAGAATATTATGGCCTGAAAGTAAAGAGAAATGGGACTGCCTGTTGTCCGTTCCATGATGATAAGCACCCAAGCATGAAGATTGACAGAATTTATCACTGTTTTGCCTGTGGTGTGGGTGGAGATGTGATTGATTATGTTTCCCGGATGTTTGGATTGTCACAGTATGATGCGGCGTTAAAGCTGATAGAGGATTTTGTTCTGCCTGTTGATGTAAAGAAAAATGAGGGACTGAATGCGCAGGAAAAAGAGCGTATCCGTAAAGAAAAGGCGGAGCAAAAGAGAATTATGCACATTCAGGAACAGTTTGAAAAATGGTGCAGTCAGACTGTTGATATATTGAAAAACTGCATTTCCGAGATTGACAGTGTAAATCATTTTCTTATTGGGAAACCGCCGGATATTATTTTTTCGGAAGATTATGCGCAGATGCTCCATGCAGAGCCGGTCATCAATTACTGGCTGGATATTCTGTGCGTGGGAGAAGTTTCAGAGAGGCGGGATTTTTTCTTAAAGGACAGGAAGAAGGTGGAGGAAATTGCAGGAAAAGTCTGCACAGGCAGAAAACGAATTATGGAATGCAGTCGGGGAAGCGCTTGA
- a CDS encoding ICEBs1 excisionase, whose amino-acid sequence MNEKLYYNAADIAAMLGISMGKSYKILREMNSELSSKGFLTIAGKIPIAYFKEKWYGAAKEVSV is encoded by the coding sequence ATGAACGAAAAACTTTATTACAATGCCGCAGACATTGCGGCGATGCTCGGCATCAGCATGGGAAAGTCTTACAAGATTCTGCGGGAAATGAACAGCGAATTATCTTCTAAAGGCTTTCTCACAATCGCAGGGAAAATCCCCATAGCCTATTTCAAAGAAAAATGGTATGGGGCGGCAAAGGAGGTAAGCGTATGA
- a CDS encoding site-specific integrase has translation MSCNAKKDPNGTWRIQYRWTDWTGAKKKSQKRGFKTKKEAEEWYAHFLLQQSSDPTMTLADFWEIYKADMEKRLRKTTMKQKEYVMNDKVLPYFGSTPINEITAPMIRKWQGEMMEKGFKPTYLKTIHNQLSAILNYAVNFYDLRSNPCRKAGSMGKSRADERPYWTLEEFQKFSDAIMDKQDSWVAFQILFWTGMRLGELLALQIKDVNFEEGTITVDESLARIDGEDLITPPKTESSIRVITIHRELQEVIKEYIATLYRARAGTRLFAGRTKSFFEHEMERGIKLSGVKKITVHCTRHSHASMLVQMGFSPVEIAKRLGHGKVTTTIETYCHQSMDAQIKIADRLGKVERGEESGV, from the coding sequence ATGAGCTGTAATGCAAAGAAAGATCCAAATGGTACGTGGAGAATACAGTACCGATGGACGGATTGGACAGGAGCAAAAAAGAAGTCGCAGAAAAGAGGGTTTAAAACAAAGAAAGAGGCGGAAGAATGGTATGCGCATTTCTTATTGCAGCAGTCCTCTGATCCGACAATGACGCTGGCTGATTTTTGGGAGATTTACAAGGCGGACATGGAAAAACGCTTGCGGAAAACGACCATGAAACAGAAAGAGTATGTGATGAACGATAAGGTTCTTCCATACTTTGGCAGTACGCCAATCAATGAAATCACAGCTCCTATGATAAGAAAATGGCAGGGTGAAATGATGGAGAAGGGTTTCAAGCCCACCTATCTGAAAACTATACACAACCAGCTCAGTGCCATTCTGAATTATGCGGTTAATTTTTATGATTTACGCTCTAATCCATGCCGGAAAGCAGGAAGCATGGGAAAGAGCCGGGCAGATGAAAGACCGTATTGGACTTTGGAGGAATTTCAGAAGTTTTCGGATGCGATTATGGATAAGCAGGATTCGTGGGTTGCATTTCAGATTTTATTCTGGACGGGGATGCGGCTTGGAGAACTGCTTGCCCTTCAGATAAAGGACGTAAATTTTGAGGAAGGCACGATTACTGTTGATGAATCCCTTGCGAGGATTGACGGAGAGGATTTGATTACGCCTCCGAAAACGGAGAGTTCCATAAGGGTAATTACCATACATAGGGAATTGCAGGAGGTAATCAAAGAGTATATTGCAACACTTTATCGGGCAAGGGCGGGCACACGTCTTTTTGCAGGACGGACAAAGAGCTTCTTTGAGCATGAAATGGAGCGGGGAATTAAGCTGTCGGGAGTAAAAAAGATTACCGTCCATTGTACCCGGCACAGCCATGCGAGTATGCTCGTGCAGATGGGGTTCAGTCCTGTTGAGATTGCAAAAAGGTTAGGGCATGGGAAAGTAACGACTACGATTGAAACCTACTGTCACCAGTCTATGGACGCACAGATAAAAATTGCGGACAGGCTTGGAAAAGTGGAAAGGGGTGAGGAAAGTGGCGTGTAA
- a CDS encoding IS5 family transposase, producing MYKPIDKLQHSFLDFNQPMGLHMNPDNRWIKLADRIPWDEFEVKYAKLFPSDTGNVAKPLRMALGALIIQTKFQYSDRELVEQIAENPYLQYFIGLPGFREEAPFDASTLVLFRKRISAEMLMEVNEYLLSHKDDDKDDHTPPSVGKSGDDGTAKEDTNKGTLTLDATCAPANIRYPQDISLLNEAREKLENIIYRFCKCYGLKLPRRYRKRARKEYLAFAKSRKHTAKKIRSAIRRQLGYVKRDLGYLEQFMSDGYAMAGKDIDLYLTIIKLHEQQQYMYDNRVHSVEHRIVSIAQPWLRPIVRGKVKAPVEFGAKFDLSLDSEGYGRIEKISFEAYNESTCLIEAIERFKERTGYYPERVLADQIYRTRENRSYCKEHGIRLSGPKLGRPSATAKVDKKQEYQDNTDRIEVERTFSLSKRCYGMSCITTKLEETQLTSIALSVFVTNLFRIQRRILCALLHLFRFWHDRSRCKSWKLQIAT from the coding sequence ATGTACAAACCGATTGACAAGTTACAGCATTCATTCCTCGATTTCAACCAGCCTATGGGACTCCACATGAATCCGGATAACCGTTGGATCAAACTGGCTGACCGCATCCCATGGGACGAGTTTGAAGTAAAATATGCCAAGCTGTTTCCAAGTGATACGGGCAATGTTGCCAAGCCTCTTCGTATGGCATTAGGAGCTCTGATCATCCAGACCAAGTTCCAGTATTCCGACCGTGAGCTTGTAGAACAGATCGCAGAGAATCCGTATCTGCAATACTTTATCGGGCTTCCTGGATTTCGGGAAGAAGCTCCGTTTGATGCAAGTACACTGGTTCTCTTCCGTAAACGCATTTCCGCAGAGATGCTGATGGAAGTAAACGAGTATCTTCTTTCCCATAAGGATGATGACAAAGATGACCATACTCCTCCATCCGTAGGAAAATCCGGTGATGATGGTACTGCAAAAGAAGATACAAACAAAGGAACGCTGACCCTTGATGCAACCTGTGCACCTGCAAACATACGTTATCCGCAGGACATCTCGCTTTTGAACGAAGCAAGAGAGAAGCTGGAAAACATCATTTACCGATTTTGTAAATGTTATGGTCTTAAGCTGCCCAGAAGATACCGCAAACGCGCCAGAAAAGAGTATCTTGCATTTGCCAAGAGCAGAAAGCACACGGCAAAGAAAATCCGCAGCGCAATCCGCAGACAGCTTGGCTATGTGAAAAGAGATCTTGGCTATTTGGAACAGTTCATGAGTGATGGATACGCCATGGCAGGTAAGGATATCGACTTGTATCTTACCATCATCAAGCTGCATGAACAGCAACAGTATATGTATGATAACAGAGTCCATTCTGTGGAGCATCGCATTGTAAGCATTGCGCAGCCATGGCTTCGACCGATTGTCAGAGGTAAGGTCAAAGCACCTGTTGAATTTGGTGCAAAATTTGATCTCAGTCTTGACAGCGAAGGTTACGGGCGTATCGAAAAAATATCTTTTGAGGCATACAACGAGAGTACCTGCCTGATTGAAGCAATAGAGCGTTTCAAAGAACGTACTGGTTATTATCCGGAACGTGTTCTGGCAGATCAGATATATCGGACCAGGGAAAACAGGAGTTATTGCAAGGAGCATGGGATCCGGTTATCAGGTCCAAAGCTGGGCAGACCAAGTGCCACAGCAAAAGTTGATAAAAAGCAAGAGTATCAGGATAATACCGATAGAATCGAAGTGGAGCGCACCTTCAGCCTGAGCAAACGCTGCTATGGTATGAGCTGCATTACCACAAAACTGGAAGAAACGCAGCTGACTTCTATTGCATTATCTGTATTCGTGACGAATCTGTTCAGGATTCAGAGGCGAATACTTTGCGCTCTTTTGCATCTGTTCCGATTCTGGCATGACCGGAGCAGATGTAAGAGTTGGAAGTTGCAGATAGCTACTTAA